The following coding sequences lie in one Pseudomonas syringae CC1557 genomic window:
- a CDS encoding SDR family oxidoreductase, with amino-acid sequence MSVLNRLIPYAGLRVLISGGAAGIGEVLAAAYLEAGAKVHVCDVSEAAIAAFLERYPGSVATHADVADPAQIEAVFRVQREHFGGLDVLINNAGIAGPTAGIDAISEEEWQRTIDINLTGQYRFAHHAVPLLKASPNAHLIHIASVAGRLGYAWRTPYAATKWAIVGLMKSLASELGGSDIRVNALLPGIVEGPRMDGVIRARAEQMNVPEAEMREEYLKKISLKRMVTAEDVAAMALFLCSPAARNVTGQAISVDGNVEYL; translated from the coding sequence ATGAGTGTTCTCAATCGGCTGATTCCATATGCAGGGCTGCGGGTTCTGATTTCCGGCGGTGCAGCCGGGATCGGTGAAGTGTTGGCGGCGGCTTACCTGGAAGCGGGAGCAAAGGTACATGTGTGCGATGTCAGCGAGGCGGCCATTGCGGCGTTCCTCGAACGCTATCCAGGCAGTGTCGCCACTCACGCAGATGTTGCTGATCCGGCGCAGATCGAAGCGGTATTCAGGGTGCAGCGCGAACACTTCGGTGGTCTTGATGTGCTGATCAACAACGCCGGGATCGCTGGTCCAACGGCAGGCATCGATGCCATTAGCGAAGAAGAGTGGCAGCGCACTATCGATATTAACCTCACCGGGCAGTACCGCTTTGCCCATCATGCGGTGCCGTTGCTCAAGGCGTCACCCAATGCTCACCTTATTCATATCGCTTCTGTCGCCGGTCGCCTTGGCTACGCCTGGCGCACACCGTATGCCGCGACCAAATGGGCAATTGTCGGGCTGATGAAATCCCTGGCATCCGAGCTGGGCGGAAGCGACATCCGCGTCAATGCCTTGCTGCCCGGCATCGTCGAAGGACCGCGCATGGATGGGGTGATTCGTGCCCGTGCCGAACAGATGAATGTGCCCGAAGCCGAGATGCGTGAGGAGTACCTGAAAAAGATTTCGCTCAAGCGCATGGTCACTGCCGAGGACGTTGCCGCCATGGCGCTCTTTCTATGCTCGCCCGCTGCACGCAATGTCACGGGACAGGCCAT
- a CDS encoding MerR family transcriptional regulator, which yields MLEPSHNDELPPIPGKRYFTIGEVSELCAVKPHVLRYWEQEFPQLNPVKRRGNRRYYQRLDVLMIRQIRGLLYDQGFTIGGARLRLTAGEPKDDTQQYKQMIRQMIAELEDVLVMLKA from the coding sequence ATGCTGGAACCAAGTCATAACGACGAGCTACCGCCGATCCCTGGCAAACGCTACTTCACCATCGGTGAGGTCAGCGAGCTCTGCGCGGTAAAACCGCACGTTCTGCGTTATTGGGAACAGGAATTTCCTCAGCTCAACCCCGTCAAGCGACGCGGGAACCGCCGGTATTATCAGCGCCTCGACGTGCTGATGATCAGGCAGATCCGCGGTTTGCTCTACGATCAGGGCTTCACCATCGGCGGAGCCCGCCTGCGTCTTACCGCCGGCGAACCGAAAGACGATACCCAGCAGTACAAGCAAATGATCCGGCAGATGATTGCCGAACTGGAAGACGTGCTGGTCATGCTCAAGGCGTAA
- a CDS encoding GntR family transcriptional regulator, with translation MTDRPILLPAMRQVSRDTLQDQVYRQIREALMSGRFQPGQKLTIRGLAEALGSSPMPVREALNRLSAENAFEVTETARLRVPMMTPERLREIRDARVALEGLLAEKAVILLNDADLADISQLCEQMQTAADKVDVALYLWTNFAFHRRIYAVAKAELIVAAVENFWLHIGPCFALVAPDRAHLQRSMEAHNRIVEALAARDGAAARAAVTDDIMQAADSLTRLIAKSDRSRSRVSGVKKA, from the coding sequence ATGACAGATCGTCCGATCCTCCTGCCGGCCATGCGTCAGGTTTCTCGCGATACCCTCCAGGATCAGGTGTACCGGCAAATCCGTGAAGCGCTGATGAGCGGGCGCTTTCAGCCGGGTCAGAAACTGACCATCCGTGGTCTCGCCGAGGCGCTCGGTTCCAGTCCGATGCCGGTGCGCGAAGCGTTGAATCGTCTTAGCGCAGAAAATGCCTTCGAAGTTACCGAAACCGCTCGTCTGCGCGTGCCCATGATGACCCCGGAGCGGCTGCGCGAGATTCGCGATGCCAGGGTTGCGCTGGAAGGGCTGTTGGCCGAGAAAGCGGTCATCCTGCTCAACGACGCCGACCTTGCAGACATCAGCCAGCTCTGCGAACAGATGCAAACTGCCGCCGACAAGGTTGATGTGGCCCTCTATCTGTGGACCAACTTTGCCTTTCACCGACGCATTTATGCAGTCGCCAAGGCTGAGCTCATTGTTGCGGCGGTAGAAAATTTCTGGCTGCACATCGGCCCGTGTTTCGCGCTTGTCGCGCCCGACAGGGCGCACCTTCAGCGTTCGATGGAAGCGCATAACCGTATCGTCGAGGCGTTGGCGGCGCGTGATGGGGCGGCGGCTCGTGCAGCTGTCACCGATGACATCATGCAGGCTGCCGACTCTCTGACGCGCCTGATCGCAAAGAGTGACCGCTCAAGGTCGCGTGTCTCGGGAGTGAAAAAAGCATGA
- a CDS encoding methyl-accepting chemotaxis protein, translating to MSEQTSAGVRQQKIEVDQVATAMHEMASTVQEVARNTTDASAAATLAEEQSRHGGAVVRQATTQISELSLAIEELGGAMNVLTQDSEKIGKVIDVIKAVAEQTNLLALNAAIEAARAGEQGRGFAVVADEVRSLAQRTQDSTKEIETLILALQQGTQAAATLMVSSRERTLGTVELAQKAEQAITQINHSIGTIQEMSLQISAAAEQQSAVAEEINRSILSVRDVADQSAIASEESATATVELASLGQDLQKMTSHFKT from the coding sequence ATGAGCGAGCAGACAAGCGCAGGCGTTCGTCAGCAAAAAATCGAAGTGGACCAAGTGGCCACCGCGATGCATGAGATGGCCTCCACGGTTCAGGAGGTGGCGCGCAACACCACCGATGCGTCGGCTGCGGCAACTCTGGCCGAAGAGCAGTCACGTCATGGCGGCGCAGTGGTCAGACAGGCCACGACCCAAATCAGCGAGCTCTCCCTGGCAATCGAAGAACTGGGGGGCGCCATGAATGTACTGACCCAGGACAGTGAGAAAATCGGCAAAGTCATTGACGTGATCAAGGCGGTTGCCGAACAAACAAACTTGCTGGCGTTGAACGCGGCCATCGAAGCCGCACGTGCTGGTGAGCAGGGCCGCGGGTTTGCCGTAGTCGCAGACGAAGTGCGTTCACTTGCTCAGCGCACGCAAGACTCCACCAAGGAAATCGAAACGCTGATCCTTGCCTTGCAACAAGGTACGCAAGCCGCCGCCACCCTGATGGTATCCAGTCGTGAACGTACATTGGGCACTGTCGAGCTGGCGCAAAAGGCCGAGCAGGCAATCACCCAAATCAACCACTCCATCGGCACGATTCAGGAAATGAGCCTGCAGATATCGGCTGCCGCCGAGCAACAAAGTGCTGTGGCTGAAGAAATCAATCGCAGCATTCTTAGTGTTCGTGATGTGGCCGATCAGTCCGCGATAGCGAGCGAGGAAAGCGCAACGGCGACAGTTGAGCTGGCGTCCCTGGGGCAAGATTTGCAAAAAATGACTTCGCACTTCAAGACGTAA